A genomic segment from Lasioglossum baleicum unplaced genomic scaffold, iyLasBale1 scaffold0034, whole genome shotgun sequence encodes:
- the LOC143219510 gene encoding uncharacterized protein LOC143219510: MSGDIDPIKKIFDDICRQYPIAASILSYNSIKAVLFRERQKSYPQVAPNLITINDCIETHSIMDNITKIVIKDEEGKVAILFTTGTLLNVLDTSHCIYADGIFSVSSIQVKVKYICRV, from the exons ATGTCGGGAGACATTgatcccattaaaaaaatcttCGATGACATCTGTAGACA GTATCCTATTGCTGCAAGCATATTATCATATAACAGTATAAAAGCTGTACTTTTCCGAGAAAGACAAAAAAGCTATCCACAAGTTGCGCCTAATTTAATCACCATAAATGACTGCATTGAGACTCATTCTATCATGGATAACATTACTAAAATAGTAATAAAGGATGAAGAGGGTAAAGTAGCCATTTTGTTCACTACAGGCACACTTTTGAACGTTCTTGATACCTCCCACTGTATCTATGCTGATGGTATTTTCTCCGTAAGTAGTatacaagtgaaagtaaagtaTATATGTAGGGTGTAA